A genomic segment from Glycine soja cultivar W05 chromosome 20, ASM419377v2, whole genome shotgun sequence encodes:
- the LOC114401894 gene encoding uncharacterized protein LOC114401894, protein MVLEEGKVKIEKFNGRDFSFWKMQIEDYLYQKKLYQPLSGVKPEDMKQEEWNLLDRQALGVIRLTLAKNVAFNIVNEKTTAGLMKALSDMYEKPSATNKVYLMRRLFNLKMGEVSSSTRENTLKLSDIRDLILSEDVRKRDSGESSSHVSNSALNTEGRGRTT, encoded by the exons ATGGTATTAGAAGAGGGGAAGGTGAAGATCGAGAAGTTCAATGGTAGAGATTTCAGCTTTTGGAAGATGCAGATAGAGGATTATCTATATCAGAAGAAGCTGTATCAGCCCTTATCAGGGGTTAAGCCAGAAGACATGAAGCAAGAAGAATGGAACTTGCTAGATCGACAGGCTCTTGGCGTGATCAGATTGACATTAGCCAAGAACGTCGCGTTCAACATCGTGAACGAGAAGACTACTGCAGGCTTAATGAAGGCATTATCAGATATGTACGAGAAGCCGTCAGCAACCAACAAAGTATACTTGATGCGCCGGTTGTTCAACCTCAAGATGGGAGAAG TTAGTAGTTCTACAAGGGAGAACACATTAAAGCTTAGTGACATCCGTGACTTGATCTTGAGCGAAGATGTTCGCAAGAGAGATTCAGGAGAATCTTCCAGTCATGTTTCCAATTCAGCATTGAATACTGAAGGCAGGGGAAGGACTACCTAG